A region of bacterium DNA encodes the following proteins:
- a CDS encoding TolC family protein — protein sequence MTGLRSKIIILGFAIFFSSIGNASEKLTISLKDAISIALFNNPNIKNANNNLEVAKRNLEAIYKKHQLNVALESKAQKKRSKTSLASSTQDTYLTSLGSTWSKITPSSGLLTLSQGYGLSKNKIPSSEKFLSNPFISIELNQPLSREGRLQQRLPFINGEEEFKLANIDYRLTEEQLVFDVINNYYQLIRIKRLVKQTEEQVNLSKQLLKWTESRLKLGYVPKLDVMNAQMQLSCDRDFLIQAQEEKGGSQRKLLQLLGLNEDIEIELNEEIEAMVLNENIDKSIDEAIKNSPEVQKAEIELLQIKRNIDIAKSINKPTLIIS from the coding sequence TTGACTGGTTTGAGGAGTAAAATTATCATCCTTGGTTTTGCAATATTCTTTTCAAGCATAGGTAATGCCTCGGAGAAACTGACCATTTCGCTTAAAGATGCAATATCCATTGCCTTATTTAATAATCCAAATATAAAAAATGCAAATAACAATCTTGAGGTAGCAAAGCGAAATTTGGAAGCAATTTATAAGAAGCATCAACTCAATGTTGCTTTAGAATCAAAGGCTCAAAAGAAAAGAAGCAAAACCTCCCTTGCTTCATCTACCCAAGATACATACCTTACATCATTAGGCTCTACTTGGTCAAAGATTACTCCCTCCTCTGGGCTTTTGACACTATCGCAAGGATATGGGTTGAGTAAAAATAAAATCCCTTCATCTGAAAAATTCTTAAGTAATCCATTTATTTCCATAGAATTAAACCAGCCTTTAAGTAGAGAAGGAAGGCTACAACAGAGATTACCATTTATAAATGGTGAGGAGGAATTTAAATTGGCAAATATAGATTATAGATTAACAGAAGAACAATTGGTTTTTGATGTTATCAATAATTACTATCAGCTCATACGAATCAAAAGATTAGTTAAACAAACAGAAGAACAGGTAAATCTATCCAAGCAATTATTAAAATGGACAGAATCTAGGCTGAAATTAGGCTATGTTCCAAAATTAGATGTAATGAATGCCCAAATGCAATTATCTTGTGATAGGGATTTTTTAATTCAGGCACAAGAAGAAAAAGGGGGTTCTCAAAGGAAGCTCTTACAACTTCTTGGATTAAATGAGGATATTGAGATTGAATTAAATGAAGAAATTGAAGCTATGGTTTTAAACGAGAATATTGACAAAAGTATTGATGAAGCAATTAAAAATAGTCCAGAGGTACAAAAGGCTGAAATAGAGCTTTTACAGATTAAAAGAAATATAGATATTGCTAAAAGTATCAATAAGCCAACTTTAATTATTTCGTAA